The following are from one region of the Spodoptera frugiperda isolate SF20-4 chromosome 20, AGI-APGP_CSIRO_Sfru_2.0, whole genome shotgun sequence genome:
- the LOC118280929 gene encoding IST1 homolog isoform X3, with protein MFSTNPNYTKLKTHLRLAINRLKLLEKKKTELAQKARKEIAEYIAAGKSERAKIRVEHIIREDYMVEAMEIVEMYCDLILARFGLVTQMKELDEGLAEAISSLIWVAPRMHTDVQELKIISDLLTAKYGKIYADACRNENVNTLSDKLKHKMSVQSPPKILVERYLIEIAKNYNVEYVPDEQVMREEEGRDAMLIDINGPPMPPGFIGYPQQPAVSMPNLPPPPPTVTPFAYPSDEMSNLPPAYDSIHHDLPPHVPSPPAPNVPTPQPRSRVPNHFPELPDLPSVPSDLILPSVPHSNNSNTSNNQPNAPNAPDEIDFDDLNRRFEELKKKK; from the exons ATGTTTTCCACAAATCCCAACTACACTAAGCTCAAAACTCACTTGAGGCTTGCTATAAATAGGCTGAAATTgttagagaagaagaaaacgGAATTGGCTCAAAAAGCCAGGAAGGAAATCGCTGAATACATTGCTGCTGGTAAAAGCGAGAGAGCCAAGATACGCGTAGAACATATCATCAG GGAGGACTACATGGTGGAAGCTATGGAAATAGTGGAGATGTACTGTGACCTCATACTGGCAAGGTTTGGCCTTGTGACGCAGATGAAAGAACTTGATGAAGGACTTGCAGAGGCCATATCCAGTCTCATATGGGTGGCTCCTAGGATGCATACTGATGTTCAG GAACTGAAAATAATATCAGATCTACTCACAGCAAAATACGGAAAGATCTACGCGGATGCTTGTAGGAACGAAAACGTGAATACTCTGAGTGACAAGTTGAAACATAAGATGTCAGTGCAAAGTCCGCCCAAGATACTTGTGGAGAGATACTTGATAGAGATAGCTAAGAATTATAATGTTGAGTATGTGCCTGATGAACAAGTCATGAGGGAAGAAGAAG GTCGAGACGCAATGTTAATAGACATCAATGGCCCTCCGATGCCGCCCGGTTTCATTGGTTACCCGCAGCAACCAGCTGTGTCCATGCCAAACCTGCCGCCACCACCACCAACCGTGACACCATTTGCTTATCCTTCT GATGAAATGAGCAATCTGCCTCCTGCTTATGACAGCATCCACCATGATTtg CCGCCACACGTGCCGAGTCCCCCAGCCCCCAACGTGCCGACGCCGCAGCCCCGCTCTCGCGTCCCCAACCACTTCCCAGAACTGCCCGACCTGCCGTCAGTACCATCAGACCTCATCCTACCATCAGTGCCTCACAGTAACAACTCAAATACTTCAAACAACCAACCTAACGCTCCCAATGCACCTGATGAAATTGATTTCGATGATCTGAACCGTCGTTTCGAGGAGTTGAAGAAGAAAAAGTAA
- the LOC118280929 gene encoding IST1 homolog isoform X2, giving the protein MFSTNPNYTKLKTHLRLAINRLKLLEKKKTELAQKARKEIAEYIAAGKSERAKIRVEHIIREDYMVEAMEIVEMYCDLILARFGLVTQMKELDEGLAEAISSLIWVAPRMHTDVQELKIISDLLTAKYGKIYADACRNENVNTLSDKLKHKMSVQSPPKILVERYLIEIAKNYNVEYVPDEQVMREEEGRDAMLIDINGPPMPPGFIGYPQQPAVSMPNLPPPPPTVTPFAYPSQPSGGKVGGFIATPPGPYGGPSQSPMGYNLPPGVDSKSLSNSFLQPPHVPSPPAPNVPTPQPRSRVPNHFPELPDLPSVPSDLILPSVPHSNNSNTSNNQPNAPNAPDEIDFDDLNRRFEELKKKK; this is encoded by the exons ATGTTTTCCACAAATCCCAACTACACTAAGCTCAAAACTCACTTGAGGCTTGCTATAAATAGGCTGAAATTgttagagaagaagaaaacgGAATTGGCTCAAAAAGCCAGGAAGGAAATCGCTGAATACATTGCTGCTGGTAAAAGCGAGAGAGCCAAGATACGCGTAGAACATATCATCAG GGAGGACTACATGGTGGAAGCTATGGAAATAGTGGAGATGTACTGTGACCTCATACTGGCAAGGTTTGGCCTTGTGACGCAGATGAAAGAACTTGATGAAGGACTTGCAGAGGCCATATCCAGTCTCATATGGGTGGCTCCTAGGATGCATACTGATGTTCAG GAACTGAAAATAATATCAGATCTACTCACAGCAAAATACGGAAAGATCTACGCGGATGCTTGTAGGAACGAAAACGTGAATACTCTGAGTGACAAGTTGAAACATAAGATGTCAGTGCAAAGTCCGCCCAAGATACTTGTGGAGAGATACTTGATAGAGATAGCTAAGAATTATAATGTTGAGTATGTGCCTGATGAACAAGTCATGAGGGAAGAAGAAG GTCGAGACGCAATGTTAATAGACATCAATGGCCCTCCGATGCCGCCCGGTTTCATTGGTTACCCGCAGCAACCAGCTGTGTCCATGCCAAACCTGCCGCCACCACCACCAACCGTGACACCATTTGCTTATCCTTCT CAACCTTCTGGCGGTAAAGTGGGTGGGTTTATCGCGACACCTCCGGGTCCGTATGGCGGGCCCAGCCAGTCACCTATGGGATACAATCTGCCGCCTGGAGTCGATTCTAAATCCTTGAGCAATAGCTTCTTGCag CCGCCACACGTGCCGAGTCCCCCAGCCCCCAACGTGCCGACGCCGCAGCCCCGCTCTCGCGTCCCCAACCACTTCCCAGAACTGCCCGACCTGCCGTCAGTACCATCAGACCTCATCCTACCATCAGTGCCTCACAGTAACAACTCAAATACTTCAAACAACCAACCTAACGCTCCCAATGCACCTGATGAAATTGATTTCGATGATCTGAACCGTCGTTTCGAGGAGTTGAAGAAGAAAAAGTAA
- the LOC118280929 gene encoding IST1 homolog isoform X1: MFSTNPNYTKLKTHLRLAINRLKLLEKKKTELAQKARKEIAEYIAAGKSERAKIRVEHIIREDYMVEAMEIVEMYCDLILARFGLVTQMKELDEGLAEAISSLIWVAPRMHTDVQELKIISDLLTAKYGKIYADACRNENVNTLSDKLKHKMSVQSPPKILVERYLIEIAKNYNVEYVPDEQVMREEEGRDAMLIDINGPPMPPGFIGYPQQPAVSMPNLPPPPPTVTPFAYPSQPSGGKVGGFIATPPGPYGGPSQSPMGYNLPPGVDSKSLSNSFLQDEMSNLPPAYDSIHHDLPPHVPSPPAPNVPTPQPRSRVPNHFPELPDLPSVPSDLILPSVPHSNNSNTSNNQPNAPNAPDEIDFDDLNRRFEELKKKK; the protein is encoded by the exons ATGTTTTCCACAAATCCCAACTACACTAAGCTCAAAACTCACTTGAGGCTTGCTATAAATAGGCTGAAATTgttagagaagaagaaaacgGAATTGGCTCAAAAAGCCAGGAAGGAAATCGCTGAATACATTGCTGCTGGTAAAAGCGAGAGAGCCAAGATACGCGTAGAACATATCATCAG GGAGGACTACATGGTGGAAGCTATGGAAATAGTGGAGATGTACTGTGACCTCATACTGGCAAGGTTTGGCCTTGTGACGCAGATGAAAGAACTTGATGAAGGACTTGCAGAGGCCATATCCAGTCTCATATGGGTGGCTCCTAGGATGCATACTGATGTTCAG GAACTGAAAATAATATCAGATCTACTCACAGCAAAATACGGAAAGATCTACGCGGATGCTTGTAGGAACGAAAACGTGAATACTCTGAGTGACAAGTTGAAACATAAGATGTCAGTGCAAAGTCCGCCCAAGATACTTGTGGAGAGATACTTGATAGAGATAGCTAAGAATTATAATGTTGAGTATGTGCCTGATGAACAAGTCATGAGGGAAGAAGAAG GTCGAGACGCAATGTTAATAGACATCAATGGCCCTCCGATGCCGCCCGGTTTCATTGGTTACCCGCAGCAACCAGCTGTGTCCATGCCAAACCTGCCGCCACCACCACCAACCGTGACACCATTTGCTTATCCTTCT CAACCTTCTGGCGGTAAAGTGGGTGGGTTTATCGCGACACCTCCGGGTCCGTATGGCGGGCCCAGCCAGTCACCTATGGGATACAATCTGCCGCCTGGAGTCGATTCTAAATCCTTGAGCAATAGCTTCTTGCag GATGAAATGAGCAATCTGCCTCCTGCTTATGACAGCATCCACCATGATTtg CCGCCACACGTGCCGAGTCCCCCAGCCCCCAACGTGCCGACGCCGCAGCCCCGCTCTCGCGTCCCCAACCACTTCCCAGAACTGCCCGACCTGCCGTCAGTACCATCAGACCTCATCCTACCATCAGTGCCTCACAGTAACAACTCAAATACTTCAAACAACCAACCTAACGCTCCCAATGCACCTGATGAAATTGATTTCGATGATCTGAACCGTCGTTTCGAGGAGTTGAAGAAGAAAAAGTAA